ATCACACGCTTCTGATGAAGATGGCGATGTCCAGCCTTCTGATGAAGACCAGCAAGATAAAGAATGACTAAAAATAAGGGCAATCGACGTTCGGCAGTAATGCCACGCGTCGATTGCCCTTTTTGCTGTATTGTTCTTGAATGATTACTCGCCCCCGCCGTCACCACCACCATCAAATCCTCCGTCGATCCCGCCGTCCGTCGCATGGGACGTGTCGGTCAAATCAACAGGGAAGAGTAAGAACGGAATCGCGTCGGCGCCGTCCGGTGGGAGAATCGAAGATGGGAAGAGTTGTTGCAGGATCGTTTGTTGACTTAAATACAATCGGATTGCTGTCAAATAGACTAAGTCCTTCCGGTATTTAAAATGTAAATCGGAGCGTAACGCCTCTGCCATCCGTTCGAGTGACGAAGCGTGAACGTTTGGATCACCGAGTAACGCAAGCATGCCGTGGAACGACAGCGGAACATGGTGTTTACGATGTATCTTACGGGATGCCTCCACTTGTGCGATATAGCGATCCCAATCGTCTTCAGGCAATAAAGCGAATATCAAGGCCACGACATACGTCTGTTGAGCGCGTCCGAACCGTCGTTTGAGTCGTTGATAGACCGTTTCGATACGCGAGGCGAGTTCGTCTAACTCACCGCGTGTCGTAGCGTGAAAATAGACGAAAGAGATCAATAGCGGTGACACGATGAACCGATGTTGTTTTTTGAGGCGTGTGTATAATTGTACCGTTCGTTCAAGTACCGCGTCCTGTGGAGTAAGACGGCTGATGAACAGGGCAGTAGAGTAGGCATTCAAGGGATGCGACAAGCGATGCGATTTAAAATAGCCATGAATCGACATCATCTCAGCAATCCGACTCGGTGTGTGGGCGTCAAAGGCATGAATCTTCGAAGCAAGTAATAATGCCTGGGTGGTTTGTGTATACAAGCGTATTTTCAAGTCATCTGCTGTCTCAAGCAACACACTTGCGGAAACCTGCTCCGTTCCGATCGTTCGGTCGAATGCCAGTTCGATCAGAATACCATCCTGATAGGTTCTGAATTCTGGTCCGATGTGATCAAGCTGTCGCAAGAAAGTCGTCGCGATCTCCATGACTGTTCCTCCTCTGCCTTTTCTTCTAGTGTATCACGCAGTGAAAGCGTTCTCTTATTTTTTCAGTTGGGTGTCAATCAATTGTTCTGCTGCGCGCCGGTACAAGTTACTCATATGAGCCATAGCGAGAATCTGCTCCAGTGGATCGGTCGTCGAAGCGGTCAGAGCGTCTTGTTCCGTTACGAAGCGGGCTGTATTTCGTTCCGTCAGTTCGAGGTAATTACGATAAAACCCTTCAAGATCGAGTTGATCCTGTTCGATCCCTGCGTTCAAGGGCGCAAGAATCGTTTTGATATCATTGATCGAAAACGAACTTTTCAATTGATAAATCAAGCTAATCAGAATCAAGTGTTCCTTCGTATACTTTTTATTCGTGACCGGAAAGAATAATTTCTTTTTGGCATAATTGTTGATCATCGTCTTCGTCAAAATCGTCTCGTCTGCACTTCGCGTCGTTTCCTCGAATGTCCGCTCGAACAGTTGAATGACTTGATCCATATAGAGATCGATATTCGGGATATCTTCGAGCCGTAATTGACGATCGTGTCTCGTGTCATCAGAATGTGTCATAAAAAAACCTCCAAAATCGCTAAAATAGGACTTTCTACTTCTCCATCATATGATAGAATACGTATATAACGCCATGTAGTATTCGAAACTACATATCAGGGGAGGAACGAAAGTGAAAGCTTATATGAGAGAACCGATTAATGGATTAACGCATCTTGGAGGGGCTGTCTTTGCTTTTGTCGGGTTACTGGCACTTGTCATCAAGGCATCGTTAGAACGGGGGGCATCACTTGCGATCGTCGCAGCGATTATTTTTGGTGTCAGTATGATGGCGCTCTATGCCGTCTCAGCGACCTACCATATGGTCCTTGCGAGCGACCGGGCAATCGCGATCTGGCGTCGGTTGGATCATTCGATGATTTATCTGTTGATTGCCGGGTCTTACGCACCATTTTGTCTCGTCAGTCTGAACGGTCCGACTGGTTGGGTCTTGTTCAGCATCGTCATGTTGATTGCAGTCTCTGGAATCACCTTTAAATTGGTTTGGTTCAACAGTCCACGTTGGTTATCAACGACGCTCTACATCGGAATGGGCTGGATCATGGTATTTGCGATCACACCACTTGCGCAAGTTTTATCACCGCTCGGCATCGGATTATTGTTCCTTGGTGGTATCTTCTACACGATTGGTGGCATCATTTATGGGCTGAAGCCACGTATCTTATCGTTCAAACATCTTGGATTCCATGAAATCTTCCATATCTTCGTACTACTGGGTAGCCTAGCACACTTTCTATGTGTCTACTTCTTCGTTTTATGAGGATGTCCTCCTTCAGTCAATGGCTGAAGGAGTTTTTTTTGTGTCTGATGGAAAATACAGGAGAAGTCGAGTGTCCTCACGAATGAAAGAACGAATAGATCACGCATAGGAGGAAAAGCATGAAACACACACGATGGCAATTAGAAAAACTCTACACGATTAACGACGTTAAAGCAGGAATTGCTACGATACAAGCCGCGTTGACGAAACGTCCGGCTAATGTGGCAGAACAGGTCGAGCGTTATCAGCAAGTCGCGCGCGACGTCGAAGAATGGAGTGACTTCATTTATTGCTTATATGCAGAAGATGTCACGCGCTCAGAAGTCCATTCATTGCTCGAGGAAATCGAAATCGTACAAGCGATGGTGCGCAGTGAGGCAGCAGCACTCGATACGAAGATCGCCGCACTGTCACAAGAAGAGTGGGAGGCGCTCGTCACTAGTTCACCATACGCCTTTTTCTTGAACGAACGCCGTGACATCCAGTCGCGTCGTGCACCACTGGTTCAAGAACAATTGTTGCAAGATCTCGGTGTGGACGGGTTCCAAGGCTGGGGGCAGCTCTACAAACAGCGTTTCATGGCATTGCGCGTCGACTTGGACAAAAAGCAGGTCACGATCGGTCAAGGGCTGCACGAAGCGATGTTCGCACCTGACCGTTCGGCTCGTTTAGCGGCAGCGACAGCAGTTGACACCGCTTGTGCACAAGAAGCTGACCTGTTTGCGACAATTCTGAACCGGATTGCCGGCTTCAGATTGCAATCTTACAAGATGCGGAACTGGGAGCAACCGTTGACTGAGTTGCTTGAGCAGAACCGGATCTCGGAAGCGAGCCTAAAAGCGATGATGGAAGCACTTGATCAACACCGCGACCTCTTTCACGCTTATTACGCTCGGAAGATTGCCCAGGCGGAGCGGATGACGGGAGAATGGCATGATTTTGAGACGAACACCTATCGCTCCGCGCGTCTCGTTCCGTTTGAGATGGCAGAGACAATCGTCACGACACAATTCAAACGATTGAATCCGCAGCTCGGCGCCTTTGCGGAAAACGTGTTTAGTGAGGGATGGGTCGATGCAGAGAATCGTCCTGGAAAAGCAGAGGGCGGATTCTGTGCTGCCTTTCCGATTGCCAAAGAGAGCCGGATCTTTATGACGTACCGTGATAGTTATCCGGACGTCGCAACGCTCGCTCATGAATTCGGTCATGCCTATCATAATTATTTACTGCAAGACGAACCGTATTTAAATCAAGTCAAAGGAACGAGCATCGCGGAGGCGGCTTCGACGTTCATGGAGAA
This region of Exiguobacterium acetylicum DSM 20416 genomic DNA includes:
- a CDS encoding DUF4003 family protein, with protein sequence MEIATTFLRQLDHIGPEFRTYQDGILIELAFDRTIGTEQVSASVLLETADDLKIRLYTQTTQALLLASKIHAFDAHTPSRIAEMMSIHGYFKSHRLSHPLNAYSTALFISRLTPQDAVLERTVQLYTRLKKQHRFIVSPLLISFVYFHATTRGELDELASRIETVYQRLKRRFGRAQQTYVVALIFALLPEDDWDRYIAQVEASRKIHRKHHVPLSFHGMLALLGDPNVHASSLERMAEALRSDLHFKYRKDLVYLTAIRLYLSQQTILQQLFPSSILPPDGADAIPFLLFPVDLTDTSHATDGGIDGGFDGGGDGGGE
- a CDS encoding DUF1836 domain-containing protein: MTHSDDTRHDRQLRLEDIPNIDLYMDQVIQLFERTFEETTRSADETILTKTMINNYAKKKLFFPVTNKKYTKEHLILISLIYQLKSSFSINDIKTILAPLNAGIEQDQLDLEGFYRNYLELTERNTARFVTEQDALTASTTDPLEQILAMAHMSNLYRRAAEQLIDTQLKK
- the trhA gene encoding PAQR family membrane homeostasis protein TrhA — translated: MKAYMREPINGLTHLGGAVFAFVGLLALVIKASLERGASLAIVAAIIFGVSMMALYAVSATYHMVLASDRAIAIWRRLDHSMIYLLIAGSYAPFCLVSLNGPTGWVLFSIVMLIAVSGITFKLVWFNSPRWLSTTLYIGMGWIMVFAITPLAQVLSPLGIGLLFLGGIFYTIGGIIYGLKPRILSFKHLGFHEIFHIFVLLGSLAHFLCVYFFVL
- a CDS encoding M3 family oligoendopeptidase, with translation MKHTRWQLEKLYTINDVKAGIATIQAALTKRPANVAEQVERYQQVARDVEEWSDFIYCLYAEDVTRSEVHSLLEEIEIVQAMVRSEAAALDTKIAALSQEEWEALVTSSPYAFFLNERRDIQSRRAPLVQEQLLQDLGVDGFQGWGQLYKQRFMALRVDLDKKQVTIGQGLHEAMFAPDRSARLAAATAVDTACAQEADLFATILNRIAGFRLQSYKMRNWEQPLTELLEQNRISEASLKAMMEALDQHRDLFHAYYARKIAQAERMTGEWHDFETNTYRSARLVPFEMAETIVTTQFKRLNPQLGAFAENVFSEGWVDAENRPGKAEGGFCAAFPIAKESRIFMTYRDSYPDVATLAHEFGHAYHNYLLQDEPYLNQVKGTSIAEAASTFMENLVLDAAIKETEEREEVLALLEVKIREGLKYASIVPGMFRFEQRFYAERQQGTVSAERLSELLQEEERLAYGLVLPEPARYKWMYISHLFNPNLAFYNIPYTIGYLLSNSLYQTVQADPSQFSAVFEAVMHDSGQATIDEIVNRHLDADPTSVAFWMEAQQPLVQAIEQYLTLTESSLSVD